The Polyangium aurulentum genomic interval CCAAGGCGGACGCCGCCGCGCCCCGCCCGCTGCTCGTCTTCGTCCACGGCCTGAACACCGAGCGAATCAAATATCGCTGGATGGGCGGCGGAAACGAGGGCGACGTGCGCCGGATCGTGTCGGGGCTCATCGCGTCGGGCAAGGTCCCGCCCATGATCGTGGCCGCGCCGAGCTCCATCGTCCCCGAGGCGATCAACAACGCCGTCACGAGCTGGCCCGCCTTCGACCTCGACCGCTTCCTCGACAGGACCAAAGCCGCGCTCGCGGGCACGGCGGCGATCGACCCCTCGCGCGTGATCATCGCGGCCCACTCGGGCGGCGGCTGCAACGCGAAGGGCGGCATCGCCAGCGCCATCCGCGCCCAGCACCCGATCCGCGCCGCGCTCGTCATCGACACGTGCATGCTGCCCGAGGTGGGCAAGCAGCTCGCCTCCGCGCGCAGCGACATGCACGTGGTCGTCTCGTGGCAGACGCTGAGCTGGGCGAAGCGCCCCTTCGCCGCCTTCCGCACGGCCTTCCTCGACGGCGTCAAGCAGAGCCCGCCCGCCCCCGGGATCCTGCGCGAGCTCGAGCACGTTCGACCCAAAGAGCCCATGCCGCATGACGCCATGGTGGGCATCACCCTTGCCCACTGGCTTCCCGAATTGTTGCAGATGCCATCCGCACCCTGACGCGATCGGAGCCGCTCTGTCCGGCCCCCAGATTGCAAGTGAGGGGGCATGACGCGCTGTCGGCTCGGGCTCTTCGCCATCCTTCTTGCTGTCGGGGCAGGCTGCTCGACAGGCCAATCGCCGAAGCCGGACAAGAAGTGCGAGCTCGTCGTGACCCCTGATTTCGGCCCGCAAGGCCACTCCGCGCTGAAGGCCGAGGTGGTCGTCGGCGGCCTCGAGGTCCCCTGGGGCATCGCCTTCCTGCCCAACGGCGACATGCTCGTGACCGAGCGTCCGGGTCAAATTCGCATGGTCAAAGATGGTGCGCTCACCCCGCCCATCGCCGTGCTCCCTGTGATCGAAGAGGGCGAGAGCGGGCTCCTCGGGATCGCGGTGGATCCCGAATTCGACAAGAATCGCCTGTTTTACGTTTATGCCACGGTTTACGGATCCACCGGGGCCGAGGCCCACATCGAGCGCTGGCGGCTCGCTCTGGACGGCGCGAGCGCGGCGCGGGACAAGGTGCTCCTCGGGGGGATTCCGGCCTCGCGCTACCACACCGGCGGGCGGATTCATTTCGGGCCGGATGGGATGCTGTACGCGAGCACGGGCGACGCGGAGCAGCCCGAGCTTTCGCAGGATCCGCTGAGCCTCGCGGGAAAGATCCTGCGCATGAACCGCGACGGCACGGTTCCAGAGGACAACCCCCGCCGGGGCAGCTACGTGTACATGCGCGGCGTGCGCAACGTCCAGGGGTTTGCCTGGCCGGGGGACGGCACGCTGTTCGTCGCCGATCATGGTCCCAGCGGCGAGCAGGGGCGAACGGGGCACGACGAGATCACGCGGGCGAAGCCGGGCGCCGATCTCGGCTGGCCGGGGGCGGTCGGGTGCGAGACGCTGGCGCGCTCGACGGCGGCTTCGATCTCGTGGGAGCGCTCGGCGCCGCCGGGGGGCGCGGCGATCTACACGGGCGACGAGATGAGCGATTGGAAGGGCAGCCTGCTCGTGGCCATGCTCGGGGCCAAGCACCTGCACCGGGTGGTGTTCGACCCCCGCGACGCGCGCAAGATCGAGCGTCACGAGGTCTACTTCGAGGGCGATCCGCCGACGGGGCTCGGGCGGCTGCGCGAGGTGGTGATGGGGCCGGACGGGGCGCTCTACGTGACCACGAGCAACTGCGACGGTCGGGGGGTTTGTCCTCAGGATCGCGACCGGATCATGCGCATCCGCCGCTGGTCGCCGCCGCCCGCCCAGGCGTGGTCGCAGCACGGAGGGTAGCCCAGCGGACGATCCGCCGACGCCGACAAACCGTGCCCGGTAAAACGGGATTTGGGCTTCTGGCGGAAATCGTAGGGGCAGAGGTGTTTTTCTCAGGACGACGGCCGCTCTCGACACATTAGGCGAGGTAGGGGGGCCTCATGCCGAGGCCCCTCTCGCTTGGAGAGGAAGGCCATGCTGAGGAAATTGACTTGCGCCATCGTCGTGGGGCTTGTGGGGACGGGTCTGTTCGGGTGCGGGAGCGAGGAGCCGGTGTGCGAGCGATACGGCACCTGCGGAGGGGTGATCCCCGACGGAGGAAGCCAGAGCTCGAGCGGGGGGCCGATCGGCCCGTGCGATCCGCATGGCCAGACGCCGCTCGGCGAGAAGTGCGGCGTGTATCTGAGCTTCACCCGCGGCAACGACTCCAACGCGGGGGTGTTCACGTACGCCGCGAAGAAGACGTTCGCCAAGGCGGCGGCGCTCGCGCTGGAGCTGAAGCAGCCGGTGTTTGCCTGCGGGGAGGAGTTCCAGGAGACGGTGAAGCTGCCCCCGGGCGTGACGGTGTACGGCGGCCTCGATTGCGGCGACGAATGGCGTTACAAGCCCGCGCAAAAGACGGTGATCGCGCCCATCGAGAGCGGCGTGCCGGCCCTCGACCTGTCTCCGGGCCCCGAGAAGACGGTCCTCGAGGACATCGCCGTGCACGCCCGCGACGCGGAAAAACCCGGTGAGTCGTCGATCGCGATGAGGGCGGTGAACGCCAATGCCGATCTCGTCCGGTGCGAGCTTCTGGCGGGCAAGGGCGGCGACGGGACGGATGGCGAGTCGCACCTGCCGGATCCGATGCTCGAGGGGACGAAGGGGAAAGCCGGCGAAGCGGCCTGCGCTTTCGTACCGAATCCGGAGCCGGTGTACGGGGGAGCGAAGGTTTACAAGGCCTGCACGGTCGACCTCGTGAGCACGGGCGGAAAGGGCGGCGATGGTGGTTATGGTGCGGTCCTCCTACCCGGGGTGCCTTTTCCGGCGGGGGGCAATGGCGAGAACGGCACGCCCGCGGGCCTCGGGGGCAAGGGCGGGGTGGGGCAGCCGATATCGGGCATGTGGGATTGCGACACCGGGGGCCGAGGTGGGGCCGGAGCGGATGGCGCAGATGGGCAGCCGGGGCAGGGCGCGCCGGCGGTAGGGCCGATCGATGAAAACGGGTACGTGGCCATCGACGGGACGCCGGGGACGCCGGGGACGCTCGCGCAGGGAGGAGGCGGCGGCGGAGGCTCGCGGGGCGGCCTCATCTGCTCGGGGAACAACCTGAGCTATGGCGCGGCGGGCGGCAGCGGGGGCAGCGGCGGCTGCGGGGGCAAGGGCGGCGGCGCGGGCACGGGCGGCGGGGCGAGCATCGCGCTCATCAGCGTGACGTCGTCGCTGTCGTTCACGAAGAGCAAGC includes:
- a CDS encoding PQQ-dependent sugar dehydrogenase, which encodes MTRCRLGLFAILLAVGAGCSTGQSPKPDKKCELVVTPDFGPQGHSALKAEVVVGGLEVPWGIAFLPNGDMLVTERPGQIRMVKDGALTPPIAVLPVIEEGESGLLGIAVDPEFDKNRLFYVYATVYGSTGAEAHIERWRLALDGASAARDKVLLGGIPASRYHTGGRIHFGPDGMLYASTGDAEQPELSQDPLSLAGKILRMNRDGTVPEDNPRRGSYVYMRGVRNVQGFAWPGDGTLFVADHGPSGEQGRTGHDEITRAKPGADLGWPGAVGCETLARSTAASISWERSAPPGGAAIYTGDEMSDWKGSLLVAMLGAKHLHRVVFDPRDARKIERHEVYFEGDPPTGLGRLREVVMGPDGALYVTTSNCDGRGVCPQDRDRIMRIRRWSPPPAQAWSQHGG
- a CDS encoding PGRS family protein, producing MLRKLTCAIVVGLVGTGLFGCGSEEPVCERYGTCGGVIPDGGSQSSSGGPIGPCDPHGQTPLGEKCGVYLSFTRGNDSNAGVFTYAAKKTFAKAAALALELKQPVFACGEEFQETVKLPPGVTVYGGLDCGDEWRYKPAQKTVIAPIESGVPALDLSPGPEKTVLEDIAVHARDAEKPGESSIAMRAVNANADLVRCELLAGKGGDGTDGESHLPDPMLEGTKGKAGEAACAFVPNPEPVYGGAKVYKACTVDLVSTGGKGGDGGYGAVLLPGVPFPAGGNGENGTPAGLGGKGGVGQPISGMWDCDTGGRGGAGADGADGQPGQGAPAVGPIDENGYVAIDGTPGTPGTLAQGGGGGGGSRGGLICSGNNLSYGAAGGSGGSGGCGGKGGGAGTGGGASIALISVTSSLSFTKSKLAASEAGRGGLGGDGQPGGVGGVGGKGGPQGFYGVPGCAGGHGGKGGNGAPGGGGAGGPAYVIAVSGTPPMISVDSEILQGIAGKGGSGGNANAASNAGADGTAGEIFSF